TAACCTAACTAAATATCTATTACATTTTTACTTTTTCATATACATCTATATAATATAAATCCTCTTTTAACTTCATAATAACGTCTACTTCGTTATAAGTAGCCTCACGAGCATGTAAACCAAATTGATCCATGCCAATCCATATCCATCCAGGTGTATGATATAGAACATCTATGTTAAAATAATCTAATTTAGTAAGCTCCGATTTAATAAATTTATCTTTATTAGCGATTTGTTTATCTATTAAACCATATTCTTTTCCATTTTCCAATAGCGATATAATTTTCCCTACAATCGGATGTTCACGAACAATAAAGTGATATTCCTTTTCCTCCACATTCGCCACAATTAAACGAAAATCAGATAAATCAGATCTTAAATTCGACATCTTTATTTATTCACCTCCTTTATGAGTTTCACAAATATAACAACAAATGAATATTCAAATAATATTAATATAATGTAAAAAATATAAAAGCTGACTTCCCTTTAGAAATCAGCCTTTATATTTTGAACATCTGTATACTTTTACAAACTATTATAATGTTTCTTTTTCCTCATCCTTTCCGGAAACTAAATTCCCAATAGCATCTGCTGTTACTTCCACCACAAATTCACAAATACCTGCTACTACTTCTCCAATCACATCATCCATCTTTTTCCCCCCTTATTTTATATAGCTTATTTGTAGTATAAAAAAGATTGGTTATTTTTAACTATCGGCAAACGTGACAACAACATTACATTTTTGTAAGCTTTTTCAATTTATGTAGCTTCTATCCTTTGAAACTCTAAGTATGATTCACAAGCATATAGACCATCATAATATTAAGTAAGTTCTAATTATGCTAAAGGAGGCGTGTAAAATTTACTACGTAAAATTAATTAAAGGTCAATCATTCTATGCTTTTGATCATCGTTTCTTAATGTATGAAGAAGAAGAAGTTTCCGAGAAAGTTTATAATTACTTACGTCGTAATGAATTTTTCGAAGTACGTAAAGAAGAATATTCTGCTTAAAGTATAAAAAGCATCAAGAAAAATATCATTTACTTGGGATATTTTCTTGATGCTTTTATTTTGTTTATCCTCACTTTCAATGAATATTTAATCATAAGTTTTTTACATTTTGACTTACTTGTTTTATCTATTAACACATCAAATTTTTTACAAATCAAAAAAATTGAAATCCACTCATGAAACACGTAATATAGACTCTGACTCTAAAAAAGTTCGTTACTAATAATACATAAAATAAGGAGGTTTTATATACGAGTTTTTCATTTTAAAAGACGGAGAGGTTTTATATTATGTGGCGTAATAAAAATGTTTGGATTGTTTTAATTGGGGAGTTTATTGCTGGTTTAGGGTTATGGCTTGGTATTCTTGGCAACCTTGAATTTATGCAAAAATATGTACCTTCGGATTTCATGAAATCCGTTATATTATTTATCGGTCTATTAGCAGGTGTTCTAGTCGGTCCTATGGCTGGTCGCATCATTGATCAGTATGAAAAGAAAAAAGTTCTTCTTTATGCTGGGTTCGGTCGCGTAATTAGTGTTATTTTCATGTTTTTCGCTATCCAATTTGAAAGCATCGCCTTTATGATTGCATTTATGGTTGCCCTTCAAATTTCAGCAGCATTTTACTTCCCTGCATTACAATCTGTAATCCCACTCATCGTACGTGAGCACGAGTTATTACAGATGAACGGTGTACATATGAATGTAGGTACAATCGCTCGTATTGCAGGTACTTCACTAGGTGGAATTCTTTTAGTTGTAATGAGTTTACAGTATATGTACGCCTTCTCAATGGCAGCGTACGCTTTATTATTCCTCTCAACTTTCTTCCTACAATTCGAAGATAAGAAATCAACAACACCAAGTAAACAAGCTGCAAAAGATAATAGCTTTATGGAAGTATTTCGTATATTAAAAGGAATTCCTATTGCTTTTACAGCACTTATATTAAGTATTATCCCTCTATTATTTATAGCTGGATTTAATTTAATGGTAATCAACATAAGTGAAATGCAACATGATCCAACGATTAAAGGATTTATATATACCATTGAAGGTATCGCATTTATGTTAGGTGCTTTCGTTATTAAACGTTTATCTGACCATTTCAAACCTGAAAAGTTACTATATTTCTTCGCTGTTTGTACCGCTTTTGCACACCTATCATTGTTCTTTAGCGATATAAAATGGATGTCTCTTACATCATTTGGTTTGTTTGGTTTTAGTGTCGGTTGCTTCTTCCCTATTATGTCGACAATTTTCCAAACGAAAGTGGAAAAAAGCTATCATGGCCGCCTCTTCTCATTCCGTAATATGTTTGAGAGAGTTATGTTCCAAATCGTTTTACTTGGCACAGGTTTCTTCTTAGATACGATTGGACTGCAATATATGGTACTCATTTTCGGTGTTATTTCATTATTAATTATTTTCATATCGCTATCTAAGCAGAAACAATATGAAAAACAACCTTCACAATCTGCGAATTTATAACATAATTAAAGAAGCATGGATTATTAGATTAATTCATGCTTCTTTATTATATAAAACCTTTTTTCTTACGCTTATTGAAATTATTTAAAGGAGTACCCTCTTTTGTATTCGAATATAGTATATTAACAAGATATATACTGGAGGTGCGAAAATGTCTGATGGTATGCAGTTATTTATTATCTTTATTTTTGTATTAGCTCTGTTTAGCATAATAAACTTTTTAGCAATTTCCTTATCTGGACATAACTTTAAAAGAAGAATTATCGCAGGTTTCATATTTTTACTAATAACTCCTATTGTTTTTTTTGCTACCGTAGCATTCGCTTCTATATTCGATAAAGCTGCATTTGGCGTAGGCGGGATAGCCTTCATTGTTGCAATTATATACATTTTAAATGGAATTGTGATCCTACTTTCCTCTTTATTTTTCCTCAAAAGAGACATAACATAGGCCACAGTACTCGGCATGAATCTGACTTTATACTAGATTCATGTTTCTTCAATTCCCGCTAAATTTTTATATGAAATTAAATAATTCTTTATAAAAATTTAAACTTTATTTATTACAATATTCGTATCGTATTCGCACGTTTATTGAAAATGAAAAGAAAGGAGTACAAAATGAAAAAGGTTTTATTAATTATTCCAATATTCATCGTTCTACTGAGTGGCTGTAGCAATAATGATATATACGGTTCTTGGGAAGTCGTTGATAACAAAAATGGACTTTGCCCTGCATCTTATAAATTTGAAACAGTTGTAAAAGAAGAAAAGAAAGAAAAAATTGTTCAAAACTTAGTAGAAATGCAAACAACGAAGAAAAAAGAAGATTTATACAAAGGTTCCTTTGTAAAGAATTCTAATGTATATCACATTGATTATGGTAACTCATTTACATCAGATCAAACTTTAGAAGTTGTCGATGGCAAATTAAACGTATACTTTTATGCAGTTGAAAAATTATGTACATATAAAAAGAAATGATTACACTTCATTTAAAACGCAGAAAATATTTTCTGCGTTATTTTTATTTTACAAAGCTAACTCAAAATATTTCCCCTTTTAAATCTTTAAATTCAAATGTATTATTATATAATAACAATATTTTAATGTGAGGTGCTTTTTTTGAGAAGTTTAAGTTCATTAATTGTATCAACAATCTGTTCCATTATCCTAATCCTATGGAGTGCATTTTTATTTTACGAAAAATTCACGACAGGAAATTCATACTATTGGCTCATTGGTATATTAGGCCTCGTTTTCGTGTTCTTTTTTATCCAAAATATGCGGGATATACTTAATAAAAACTATAAAACATCCTAAACCATCTAGAAAGATATAATAGACAGTCCAGTTAAACGATCCTTATTTACAGCCCCCCTTTCAAAAAAGACTAATCCCTCCTCTAAATTTGTCAATCATTTTAATTTTCATAAAAAAATGATAAAATATAACCATGTGTTTTCAGAATAATTAAAAACGCAGATAGAAAACACTGTTTTTAGGAGGGGTTTTGATGACTTACACGTTAGCAACTAGAATGAAAGCATTCCAATCTTCTATATTTAGTGAATTAGGGGCTTATAAAAAAGAAAAAATTGCAGCAGGTCACAAAATGATTGATTTAAGTATCGGGAATCCTGATATGCCACCTGCTGACTTCGTAAGAGAAGAAATGGTACATACAGCAAATGAAAAAGAAAGCTACGGATACACATTAAGCGGTATTCAAGAATTTCACGAAGCTGTAACTGAATATTACAACAACACTCATGACGTTAAATTAAATGCCCATAAAGAAGTTTTATTATTAATGGGTTCACAAGATGGACTCATTCATTTACCTATGGTTTATGCAAATCCGGGAGATATTATATTAGTTCCTGATCCAGGATATACAGCTTATGAAACTGGAATTCAAATGGCTGGTGCAACATCGTATTACATGCCTTTAAAGAAAGAAAATCAATTCTTACCTAACTTAGCAGCTATCCCCGAAGATATCGCTAATCAAGCGAAGATGATGATTTTAAACTTCCCAGGAAATCCAGTTCCAGCAATGGCTCATGAAGATTTCTTTAAAGAGGTAATCGCATTCGCGAAAAAGCATAATATTATTGTTGTCCATGATTTTGCATATGCTGAATTTTATTTTGATGGCAATAAACCAATTAGCTTCCTCTCTGTACCTGGTGCTAAAGAAGTTGGCGTAGAAATCAACTCTTTGTCAAAAAGTTATAGTTTAGCAGGTAGCCGTATTGGTTATATGAT
This Bacillus paramycoides DNA region includes the following protein-coding sequences:
- a CDS encoding YqbF domain-containing protein; this translates as MYYVKLIKGQSFYAFDHRFLMYEEEEVSEKVYNYLRRNEFFEVRKEEYSA
- a CDS encoding MFS transporter; this encodes MWRNKNVWIVLIGEFIAGLGLWLGILGNLEFMQKYVPSDFMKSVILFIGLLAGVLVGPMAGRIIDQYEKKKVLLYAGFGRVISVIFMFFAIQFESIAFMIAFMVALQISAAFYFPALQSVIPLIVREHELLQMNGVHMNVGTIARIAGTSLGGILLVVMSLQYMYAFSMAAYALLFLSTFFLQFEDKKSTTPSKQAAKDNSFMEVFRILKGIPIAFTALILSIIPLLFIAGFNLMVINISEMQHDPTIKGFIYTIEGIAFMLGAFVIKRLSDHFKPEKLLYFFAVCTAFAHLSLFFSDIKWMSLTSFGLFGFSVGCFFPIMSTIFQTKVEKSYHGRLFSFRNMFERVMFQIVLLGTGFFLDTIGLQYMVLIFGVISLLIIFISLSKQKQYEKQPSQSANL
- a CDS encoding LL-diaminopimelate aminotransferase; protein product: MTYTLATRMKAFQSSIFSELGAYKKEKIAAGHKMIDLSIGNPDMPPADFVREEMVHTANEKESYGYTLSGIQEFHEAVTEYYNNTHDVKLNAHKEVLLLMGSQDGLIHLPMVYANPGDIILVPDPGYTAYETGIQMAGATSYYMPLKKENQFLPNLAAIPEDIANQAKMMILNFPGNPVPAMAHEDFFKEVIAFAKKHNIIVVHDFAYAEFYFDGNKPISFLSVPGAKEVGVEINSLSKSYSLAGSRIGYMIGNEEIVGALTQFKSNTDYGVFLPIQKAASAALRNGASFCEENRGIYQERRDTLVDGFRTFGWNIDKPAGSMFVWAEIPKGWTSIDFAYALMDRANVVVTPGHAFGPHGEGFVRIALVQDKEVLQQVVENIRNSGIFSLEKVNELVKN